ATCAGGTCATCGCCGAAAACGGCTTGGCCCGCCCCGGGGAAATCTTGGCCTGCACCGACTCGCACACCTGTGCGGCCGGTGCCTACAACACCGCCGCCCGCGGACTCGGGCCGGCCGAGGTGTATTCGATCATGTGCACCGGCAGCACCTGGTTCCAGGTGGCGCCGACCATCCGCTACCAGCTCGACGGCGTCAAGCCCGACAGCGTCAGCGGCAAGGACATCTTCTTGCACATCGCCAACGAATACGGCGACGCCGCGAATCTGAACCTCGAGTTCGGTGGCCCAGGCCTGGCTAGCGTCCCGATGCACGATCGGCGGACCATCGCCACCCAGGGTGCCGAAATATCAGCCGACTTCAGCACATTCGAGCCCGACGCGGTACTCACGTCCTATCTCGACGATCGCGGCATCACCGGATACGACGCCGCGGCGCCCGATCCCGACGCGGTGTACCGAGACGTGCGGCGGGTGGATCTGGCCGCGCTGGAACCCTATGTGGCCCGCCCGGGCACGGTGAGCCGCAACGGGCTGCCGGTCTCGCGGATCGACAAGCAGAAGATCGACCAGGCCTTCATCGGTTCGTGCGCCAACGGCCAGTTGGAAGACCTGGAGATCGCCGCCAACGTGCTGCGTGGCAACACCGTTGCTCCCGGCGTCCGGTTGCTCGTCACGCCGGCTTCGCAGGCGGTGTACCGCGAAGCGATGCGGCTGGGTTTTCTGCAGGACATCGCCGACGCGGGTGCGGTGATCACCAACTCGACCTGTGGCGCCTGCTTCGGCTACCACATGGGCGTGGTCGGACCCGGCGAGGTGTGTTTGACGTCGAGCACCCGGAACTTCACCGGGCGGATGGGCAGCCCGGATGCCGAGATCTACATGGCCTCGCCGGCCACCGTCGCCGCGTCGGCGCTCGCCGGCTATATCACCGACCCTAGGAGTGTGGCTGTATGACGCTGTCGATATCCGGCAAGGTGTGGGTGTTCGGCGACAACCTCAACACCGACGCCATGTATCCCGCGTTCGCGATGAAGATGGATCCACCGGAGGCGGCCAAGCACGTCTTCTACGAGGTCCGCCCCGGCTGGACCGACGACGTGTCGCCGGGCGACATCGTGTTGGCCGGCAAGAACTTCGGGCTGGGCTCGTCGCGTCCGGTCGCCGCGTTGTTCACCGAACTCGGCGTCGCCGGTCTGGTCGCCGAGGAGTTCAACTCGCTGTTCTTCCGCAACGCCGTCAACGCCGGGCTGCCCGCCATGACGCTGCCGGATGCCACGTCGCTGTTCAGCGAAGGCGACGTCGGAACGTTCGACTTGGCTTCGGGCACATGGCGCAACGAGACGACCGGCGCGTCGGGCGAGGTGCCGACATTGCCCGACCTGATCCTCGACATCATCACCAGCGGCGGTGTGCTGCCGAGGCTGGCGGCGCAGGGGTATCTGCCCGCCGAACTCGGCGAGCTGTTGAAGTCAAGTGCGGTCGCGATCCGCGGCGCGGGCAGCGGCGCATGATCGGCGCAGTGTTACGTCGCTTCCCGGTCGCCGGCGAGCGTCGAAGTCCCTTTGCCAGTGCTGCGTTCGACGCCGCTGCGGGCATCAGCGTCACCAGCTCGGCGTTCGACGACGGTGGCGCAATACCGAAGGTTTGCGCCGGCAAGGGGGTCGGCGACGACAGCTCGCCGCAGCTGAGTTGGTCGGGAGTGCCGGCACACGCGCGGCAGGTGGTGCTGATTATGGATGACATCGACGTTCCGCTGCCGCGGCCTCTCATTCACTCCATCGCGGTGGTCGATCCCGGTGTAGAAAACGTCGACACCGGTGCCCTGCGCCCTGGGACACCTGGATTCCGTTTTCTCGCAGGAACCTTGGGGCACCGCGGCTACACGGGCCCACGACCGATCCCCCGGCACGGTCCCCATCGTTATCGCTTCCTGGTATTCGCGCTCGACGCGACGATCCCCGACGATGTCAGCAGCTGCAAGGCGTTGCTGCGGGAAATGGCCGGGCATGTGCTGGCCCGCGGCGTCCTGACCGGAACCTACGAGCGCGCCTAGATGCCCGCTGCCCGGGTGACCTGAGCAAACCGACTCGACGGTGCACACGAGTCACGCACGCCGGCAATGTCGTCGACAACGTCGACGTCGGCCAGGCGCTCCACCGCGACGACGTCGATACCGTTGTCGCGCAAGGCTTGCGCGGTCAACTCCCCCGTGTCCGACTGCGACATCGGAACACCGCGTAGGCATTCAGCCGCGGCCGGATCACGTAGCCCGAGGATCCACCAGCCGCCGTCGCAGGCCTGACCCAGCACCGCCTGAGCGCCCAACAGCGTGCGCGCACAGTCGGTCAACAAGTCGGCGGTCACCTGGGGAGTGTCCATCCCAATCTGCAAGACCGGAAGCCCGGCACTGACCTCGCCCGCGTCGGCGTGCGCGTTGGCCAGGCGGTCGGCGAACTCGTCACCGCGCTGCCCGATGACCGTGAAATCGCCGAGCCGACGCCGAATCTCGGCGCCGCCGCACGCGGCGTCCAGATCACCGGTGAGCGCCACCACCCGCGCCGCCACCGGCATGTCGGCCACGGCATCCAAGGTGTCGAGCAGGGCCGCGGCGGCGATCTCGGCGGCCGCCCGCTCGCCGACCGTCTTCGCCAGCCGCGTCTTCGCCCTCCCGGGTTCCGGCGCTTTGGCAACTACCAACGCGATCACCGCGAGTGCGCTCACGAGATCACCTTCCAGAAGTCGAGTATCGCCGTGATGCTGCCGCGCAGCGAACCGCTGACCTTCGACTTACCACCGGTGCGTGGGCCGTAGTCCACATCGAACTCGGCCACTCGCCAACCGGCCGCCGCCGCCCGCACCAGCAGTTCCAGCGGATATCCCGAACGCCGATCGAGCACACCGAGATTCAGAAGATCTTCACGTCGGGCAACACGCATCGGTGCGATGTCGTGCACCGGCAGGCCATGGCGGGTCCGCAGCCGCCAGCTCATCACCACCGTGCCCAGTCGCGCCACCCACGGCCAGCGCAAGCCCCGGACAGGGCGTCGCCGGCCAGTCGCCAACTGAGCGCCTTCGGCGAGCGCGGCCACCAGTCGCGGGAGGTCCGCGGGATCCATCGATCCGTCGGCGTCGATGACCGCAACCACCGGGGTTGCCGCGGCGAGCACCCCCGCATGGACGGCCGCGCCATAGCCGGCTTGCGGCTCGAACACCACCGCGGCACCGTGCCGCGCCGCCACCTCCGCAGTGCCATCCGTGCTGTTGTTGTCCACCACCAGAGCGCGGTACCCAGAAGGAATGGCGCGCAGCACATCTGGTAGCGACTCTGCCTCGTTGAGGCACGGCAGGACGACGGTGACTTGATCGGTAAGCTCAGACATTCGCTCCATCGTGGTCTACCTGAGCGGAGCGAAGGCGAAGTCTCGCAAACCGTCGCGAGGCGGGATCGAGGCGCGGAAATTCAGGACATCGGCGGCGCGGGCGGGGTCGGCGACGATGTGGCGGACGTCGCCGCTGCGGTACTGCCCGGTCACCTGCGGGGACAGGTCGCCTCCACGGGCCTCGCAGAGCGCATCGGCCACCTCGAGTATCGAAACCGGCTGCCCAGAGCAGACGTTGACCGCCGTGAAGCCCTCGCGTTCCGCCGTCGCTGCCACGTTGGCG
This genomic stretch from Mycobacterium paraterrae harbors:
- a CDS encoding 3-isopropylmalate dehydratase large subunit, producing the protein MSMTIIEKIFARKAGLDSVSVGDTVVVDVDMTVLIDLQFATMWIEPLRIHDPDKLAIVMDHAVPAPTVKDAAGGPLARKFAADFGIDHFYDVGRHGICHQVIAENGLARPGEILACTDSHTCAAGAYNTAARGLGPAEVYSIMCTGSTWFQVAPTIRYQLDGVKPDSVSGKDIFLHIANEYGDAANLNLEFGGPGLASVPMHDRRTIATQGAEISADFSTFEPDAVLTSYLDDRGITGYDAAAPDPDAVYRDVRRVDLAALEPYVARPGTVSRNGLPVSRIDKQKIDQAFIGSCANGQLEDLEIAANVLRGNTVAPGVRLLVTPASQAVYREAMRLGFLQDIADAGAVITNSTCGACFGYHMGVVGPGEVCLTSSTRNFTGRMGSPDAEIYMASPATVAASALAGYITDPRSVAV
- a CDS encoding 3-isopropylmalate dehydratase: MSGKVWVFGDNLNTDAMYPAFAMKMDPPEAAKHVFYEVRPGWTDDVSPGDIVLAGKNFGLGSSRPVAALFTELGVAGLVAEEFNSLFFRNAVNAGLPAMTLPDATSLFSEGDVGTFDLASGTWRNETTGASGEVPTLPDLILDIITSGGVLPRLAAQGYLPAELGELLKSSAVAIRGAGSGA
- a CDS encoding YbhB/YbcL family Raf kinase inhibitor-like protein translates to MLRRFPVAGERRSPFASAAFDAAAGISVTSSAFDDGGAIPKVCAGKGVGDDSSPQLSWSGVPAHARQVVLIMDDIDVPLPRPLIHSIAVVDPGVENVDTGALRPGTPGFRFLAGTLGHRGYTGPRPIPRHGPHRYRFLVFALDATIPDDVSSCKALLREMAGHVLARGVLTGTYERA
- a CDS encoding TIGR04282 family arsenosugar biosynthesis glycosyltransferase, giving the protein MSALAVIALVVAKAPEPGRAKTRLAKTVGERAAAEIAAAALLDTLDAVADMPVAARVVALTGDLDAACGGAEIRRRLGDFTVIGQRGDEFADRLANAHADAGEVSAGLPVLQIGMDTPQVTADLLTDCARTLLGAQAVLGQACDGGWWILGLRDPAAAECLRGVPMSQSDTGELTAQALRDNGIDVVAVERLADVDVVDDIAGVRDSCAPSSRFAQVTRAAGI
- a CDS encoding glycosyltransferase family 2 protein, producing MSELTDQVTVVLPCLNEAESLPDVLRAIPSGYRALVVDNNSTDGTAEVAARHGAAVVFEPQAGYGAAVHAGVLAAATPVVAVIDADGSMDPADLPRLVAALAEGAQLATGRRRPVRGLRWPWVARLGTVVMSWRLRTRHGLPVHDIAPMRVARREDLLNLGVLDRRSGYPLELLVRAAAAGWRVAEFDVDYGPRTGGKSKVSGSLRGSITAILDFWKVIS